The Listeria monocytogenes genome window below encodes:
- the pflA gene encoding pyruvate formate-lyase-activating protein translates to MTEVLGRVHSVETMGTVDGPGIRFIVFMQGCLLRCQFCHNPDTWKIGTGTERSAQDVFNEAIKYKEFWDASGGGVTVSGGEPLLQVDFLIEFFTLCKAAGVHTTIDSCGGCFTRDPEFIEKLDRLMEVTDLILLDIKQINPEKHLKLTTKSNAPIIDFAHYLRDKEQPIWIRHVLIPTKTDDPEDLTKLHEFIQTLPNVKQVDVLPYHTMGVYKWKEMGIRYPLEGIEAPEEEVVALANKILETSSYK, encoded by the coding sequence ATGACAGAGGTTTTAGGAAGAGTTCATTCAGTAGAAACAATGGGAACAGTAGACGGTCCAGGTATCCGCTTTATTGTTTTTATGCAGGGGTGTTTACTTCGTTGCCAATTTTGTCATAATCCCGATACTTGGAAAATTGGTACAGGCACGGAACGTTCTGCTCAAGATGTATTCAACGAAGCGATTAAGTATAAAGAGTTTTGGGATGCATCTGGTGGCGGAGTGACAGTTAGTGGCGGTGAACCATTACTTCAAGTAGATTTCCTAATTGAGTTTTTCACGCTATGTAAAGCAGCAGGCGTGCACACAACTATTGACTCTTGTGGCGGTTGTTTCACACGTGATCCGGAATTTATCGAAAAGTTGGATCGTTTGATGGAAGTAACCGATTTAATTTTACTGGATATTAAACAAATTAATCCAGAAAAACATTTAAAATTGACGACCAAATCCAATGCACCAATTATCGATTTTGCTCATTATTTACGCGATAAAGAGCAACCGATTTGGATTAGACACGTGCTAATTCCAACCAAGACAGATGATCCAGAAGATTTAACAAAGCTCCACGAATTCATTCAAACTCTTCCAAATGTAAAACAAGTGGATGTACTTCCATACCATACAATGGGCGTTTATAAGTGGAAAGAAATGGGCATTCGTTATCCGTTAGAAGGGATTGAGGCGCCAGAAGAAGAAGTGGTAGCACTTGCAAATAAAATCTTAGAAACTAGTAGTTATAAATAG
- a CDS encoding helix-turn-helix transcriptional regulator — translation MIPNVLEYTLLQMIAREASSGYELANRLRIMQNTHHSQIYPSLSKLEKAGFLVVHKHSQDKKPDKKVYTITQTGLDSLLEWSETPLKIPVTRDEFTTKVQLDWLNNARTKGLIQERESYLKEQLGLIEETLDHFAKLFDLKTKQDKLKNMSYQVYARRLDLIQTELKWCEEMYKIL, via the coding sequence ATGATACCAAATGTTTTAGAATATACGTTATTACAAATGATTGCTCGTGAAGCATCTAGTGGTTATGAACTCGCTAACCGGCTTCGAATTATGCAAAATACACATCATAGCCAAATATATCCTTCTTTATCTAAGTTAGAAAAAGCAGGGTTTTTAGTTGTCCATAAGCATTCCCAAGATAAAAAGCCTGATAAAAAAGTCTATACTATCACACAAACCGGCTTAGACTCCCTGCTTGAATGGTCGGAAACACCACTTAAAATCCCTGTCACACGAGATGAATTTACAACAAAAGTACAGCTCGACTGGCTAAACAATGCCAGAACCAAAGGGCTTATTCAAGAAAGAGAAAGCTATTTAAAAGAACAATTAGGTTTAATTGAAGAAACACTGGATCATTTCGCTAAATTATTTGACCTAAAAACCAAACAAGATAAGCTAAAAAACATGTCTTATCAAGTCTATGCAAGACGATTAGATTTGATTCAAACCGAATTAAAATGGTGTGAGGAAATGTATAAAATACTATAA
- the mdrL gene encoding multidrug efflux MFS transporter MdrL, translating into MMTDKEMNTGKWITAAASLLAFMGIGVVDPLLPSIAESIGASHSQVEMLFTAYIFTMAIMMIPIGIVAGKLGDKKLIVIGLFIVTIFALLCGLSDTIGALSIFRAGWGFGNSMFMATAMTMLIALSETPGHAIGIYEASMGLGMAFGPLLGGILGNISWRYPFFATACLIFIAFLLILFKVKEPKKVAPAPTEKNEVAIKQMLHLFKYRPFLQIAFSGMFYYYCFFTILAYSPLILGLSAIQIGFVFFAWGLCLALGSAKVSHALEIRFNSKQILKGSLLACAVILALLGFIDNTAVDIGLIVISGLILGINNALFTTTVMEHSPYARSVTSGAYNFVRWLGAAFAPLCSGLLSEALGMKMPFIVASVICLAGMGLLFIKLKPAHFALQQSTSIKSE; encoded by the coding sequence ATGATGACAGACAAGGAAATGAATACGGGGAAATGGATAACAGCAGCAGCTAGTTTGCTTGCGTTTATGGGAATAGGGGTTGTTGATCCACTTTTACCTTCTATTGCAGAAAGTATTGGGGCGTCTCATTCGCAAGTAGAAATGTTATTTACCGCTTATATTTTTACTATGGCGATTATGATGATTCCGATTGGGATCGTTGCAGGAAAGCTTGGAGATAAAAAGTTAATCGTTATCGGATTATTTATTGTTACTATTTTTGCATTATTATGTGGTTTATCTGATACAATTGGTGCTTTATCTATTTTTCGGGCTGGTTGGGGTTTTGGTAACTCAATGTTCATGGCTACTGCGATGACAATGCTTATTGCTTTATCAGAAACACCAGGACATGCAATTGGGATTTACGAAGCTTCTATGGGTCTAGGGATGGCATTTGGACCGCTACTCGGAGGCATACTAGGTAATATTTCTTGGCGCTATCCGTTTTTCGCCACAGCTTGTCTAATTTTTATCGCATTTTTACTTATTTTATTTAAAGTCAAAGAACCGAAGAAAGTCGCACCAGCACCAACAGAGAAAAATGAGGTTGCTATCAAGCAAATGCTCCATTTATTCAAATATCGACCATTTTTACAAATCGCTTTTAGTGGAATGTTTTATTATTATTGTTTCTTTACAATCTTAGCTTATTCGCCACTTATTCTTGGGTTATCAGCCATTCAAATTGGTTTTGTATTTTTCGCTTGGGGGTTATGCCTAGCACTTGGTTCAGCAAAAGTTTCACATGCTTTAGAAATCCGTTTTAATAGCAAACAAATCTTAAAAGGTTCTTTACTAGCATGTGCGGTCATTTTAGCTTTACTTGGATTTATTGATAATACAGCAGTAGATATAGGTTTGATTGTTATTTCTGGGTTGATTTTAGGAATCAATAACGCGCTATTTACAACCACTGTCATGGAACATTCGCCGTATGCAAGAAGTGTGACTAGTGGAGCGTATAATTTTGTGCGTTGGTTAGGCGCTGCGTTTGCGCCACTTTGTTCTGGGTTACTCAGCGAAGCACTTGGTATGAAAATGCCGTTTATCGTTGCAAGCGTCATTTGTTTGGCGGGCATGGGATTACTATTTATTAAACTAAAACCAGCACATTTCGCTTTACAACAATCTACTTCGATAAAAAGTGAATAA
- a CDS encoding DUF2975 domain-containing protein: MKLKRLQKMSYFLHIALKILSISSVIMAIIAVLMKLFSSKNVMINKLESDTIFYFQTELFVGENNLPYVETEEWILVGIAVFSSMILAYLLWTASMIFKDLAANFTPFSDIIVSRLRRIAVLMLIYALVPQIVYSILHTVLIPGYSIHFGLNMSFFFALIFYCLTEIFRYGAFLQKESDETL, translated from the coding sequence ATGAAGCTAAAACGTTTGCAAAAAATGAGTTATTTTCTACATATTGCACTTAAAATTTTATCGATTAGTTCTGTCATAATGGCTATAATTGCCGTTTTAATGAAGCTTTTTAGTAGCAAAAATGTTATGATAAATAAACTAGAATCTGATACAATATTTTATTTTCAAACGGAACTTTTTGTCGGTGAGAATAATCTGCCATATGTTGAGACAGAGGAATGGATTTTAGTTGGCATTGCTGTTTTTTCTAGTATGATACTTGCCTATTTATTATGGACTGCAAGTATGATTTTTAAAGATTTAGCTGCTAATTTTACGCCTTTTAGTGATATTATTGTTAGTAGATTGCGAAGAATTGCTGTCTTAATGCTTATTTACGCACTAGTACCGCAAATTGTTTATTCTATTTTGCATACCGTACTTATACCTGGTTATAGCATTCATTTTGGGCTAAACATGTCATTTTTCTTTGCACTTATTTTTTATTGTTTAACAGAAATATTTCGTTATGGCGCATTTTTGCAAAAAGAATCCGATGAAACTTTATGA
- a CDS encoding helix-turn-helix domain-containing protein, translating into MAIVLRLDRIMADRKISLNQLSQEVGVANVNLSKIKTGKVSAIRFSTLNEICKVLNCQPGDILEYVADDSLETEL; encoded by the coding sequence ATGGCAATTGTATTGAGGCTGGATCGAATAATGGCCGACCGTAAAATATCGTTAAACCAGCTGTCCCAAGAAGTTGGTGTAGCAAATGTAAACTTATCCAAAATAAAAACTGGTAAAGTAAGCGCCATTCGATTTTCTACTTTAAACGAAATATGCAAAGTCTTAAACTGTCAACCAGGTGATATTTTGGAGTATGTTGCGGATGATTCTCTTGAAACCGAACTTTAA
- a CDS encoding AAA family ATPase, with protein sequence MNKQNELQTLLSNKKKVLIIGPNGAGKSTFAAKLGKRFDFEVCHLDKLFWLENWNAVEKADFEDKVNGILRSEKKYIIDGDYFFNLEKRLEHADLVIWIKIPLFLCVANIVKRRFKYMTNARPDVTEGCDEKLNLSFLLYALKYNKRSGKQTKELLDNVYDKELFVINNYKKLKSYC encoded by the coding sequence ATGAACAAACAAAATGAATTACAAACTTTATTATCTAACAAGAAAAAAGTGTTAATAATCGGTCCTAACGGTGCTGGCAAATCAACTTTTGCTGCAAAACTCGGAAAACGTTTTGATTTTGAAGTCTGTCATTTAGATAAGCTTTTTTGGTTAGAGAATTGGAATGCAGTTGAAAAAGCGGATTTCGAGGATAAAGTGAACGGAATTCTGCGTTCTGAAAAAAAGTATATTATAGATGGTGATTATTTCTTTAATTTGGAGAAAAGACTCGAACATGCAGATTTAGTTATTTGGATAAAAATTCCATTGTTTCTGTGTGTAGCAAATATAGTTAAAAGAAGATTTAAATATATGACAAATGCGCGACCAGATGTAACTGAAGGCTGTGACGAAAAATTAAATTTATCATTTTTGCTGTATGCTTTAAAGTATAATAAGCGTTCTGGAAAACAAACGAAAGAATTATTGGATAATGTGTATGATAAAGAGTTGTTTGTTATTAACAATTATAAGAAATTGAAGAGTTATTGCTGA
- a CDS encoding thiolase family protein, giving the protein MKEVVIIDAVRTPIGKFGGSLKDVNAVDLGATALQGVLERANIAPDRVDQVIFGNVLQAGLGQNVARQIAIKSGIPYKVPGVTINEVCGSGLKAVMLGRQAIQLGEADIVAVGGTENMSQAPLLLNPELAGEEINPKNLKNSMLIDGLTDVYGEYHMGITAENVADKYAVSREEQDKFAHNSQMKAARAQEKNLFEEEIIPVKLPDGSFFEADETIRANSTLEKLATLKSVFKEDGTVTAGNASGINDGASALILMSKEKAIAENIPYIATIKVTSEVGVDPAYMGYAPYYAVNEALIKGGYSIDDIDLFHLNEAFASQSVAVARDLKIPEEKLNIYGGAIALGHPIGASGARIIASLLNELKHENKHIGVASLCVGGGIGIAIILERA; this is encoded by the coding sequence ATGAAAGAAGTAGTTATAATAGATGCAGTTAGAACACCAATTGGAAAATTTGGTGGTAGTTTGAAAGATGTTAATGCAGTAGACCTTGGCGCTACCGCTCTTCAAGGTGTTTTAGAAAGAGCCAACATTGCTCCAGACCGCGTAGATCAAGTTATTTTTGGTAACGTTTTGCAAGCCGGTCTTGGTCAAAATGTTGCTAGACAAATTGCTATTAAATCAGGTATTCCTTATAAAGTACCCGGAGTCACAATCAATGAAGTTTGTGGATCTGGTTTAAAAGCGGTTATGCTGGGCAGACAAGCAATTCAACTAGGGGAGGCTGATATCGTTGCAGTAGGAGGGACCGAAAATATGTCCCAAGCACCCTTACTACTTAACCCGGAACTAGCTGGTGAAGAAATCAACCCTAAAAATCTAAAAAACAGCATGCTTATTGACGGACTTACAGATGTTTACGGGGAATACCACATGGGAATTACTGCAGAAAATGTGGCAGATAAATATGCCGTTTCAAGAGAAGAGCAAGATAAGTTTGCCCATAATTCGCAAATGAAAGCTGCTCGTGCGCAAGAAAAAAACCTTTTTGAAGAAGAAATAATTCCAGTGAAACTTCCAGATGGTTCATTTTTCGAAGCTGACGAAACAATTCGCGCGAATTCTACTTTAGAAAAACTAGCTACATTGAAAAGTGTATTTAAAGAAGATGGAACAGTCACAGCTGGTAATGCTTCCGGTATCAATGACGGAGCTTCTGCGCTTATTTTAATGTCAAAGGAAAAGGCCATTGCCGAAAATATTCCTTATATCGCGACAATCAAAGTAACTTCAGAAGTTGGTGTTGATCCAGCATATATGGGTTATGCGCCTTACTATGCAGTAAATGAAGCATTAATTAAAGGCGGATATTCTATCGATGACATTGATCTATTTCATTTAAATGAAGCTTTTGCATCGCAATCTGTTGCAGTAGCTCGTGATTTGAAAATCCCAGAAGAGAAACTTAATATTTATGGTGGAGCAATTGCACTAGGTCATCCGATTGGAGCTTCCGGTGCACGCATTATTGCCTCCTTATTAAATGAATTAAAACATGAAAATAAGCATATCGGCGTAGCTTCCTTATGCGTTGGTGGCGGTATTGGTATTGCCATTATCCTTGAAAGAGCTTGA
- a CDS encoding hydroxymethylglutaryl-CoA synthase, translating to MKIGIDKIGFYTPAFYVDMTELAEARNIDPNKFTIGIGQDKMAFAPITQDSVTMGANAALQILDEEDLKKIDLVILATESGIDESKAGAVYIHRLLGIQPFSRAIEIKEACYGATAGINLAKDYVAKHPDSKVLVIGSDIARYGLATGGEATQGAGAVAMVIAANPRCITLEDDSVFYTEDIMDFWRPVYSEYACVEGKYSTEQYIHFFQTIWEKYSAKFGKNLEDFAAICFHLPYTKMGKKALDTIIETAPSEVQERLLENYRLSTLYSRNVGNIYTGSLYLSFISLLDNQADLQAEDKIGFFSYGSGAVGEFFHGVLQPDYKKYIRKDEHAELLANRTKLAISDYETKFKQQLPKDGSTFEVDPASDPAAIVLTGIQDHKRQYIKK from the coding sequence ATGAAAATTGGAATTGATAAAATAGGTTTTTATACTCCTGCATTTTATGTTGATATGACAGAACTTGCTGAAGCTAGAAATATTGATCCTAACAAATTTACTATTGGAATTGGCCAAGATAAAATGGCTTTTGCACCAATTACGCAAGATTCCGTAACCATGGGCGCAAACGCAGCTTTACAAATTTTAGATGAAGAAGATTTGAAAAAAATTGATTTAGTTATTTTAGCAACAGAATCAGGAATTGACGAATCAAAAGCTGGTGCGGTTTATATTCATCGTTTATTAGGTATTCAACCCTTCTCCCGTGCTATCGAAATAAAAGAAGCATGCTACGGAGCTACTGCTGGTATTAATTTAGCGAAAGATTATGTCGCAAAACATCCTGATAGTAAGGTGCTTGTCATCGGATCGGATATTGCTCGTTACGGCCTTGCAACTGGCGGTGAAGCAACGCAAGGTGCAGGAGCTGTGGCAATGGTTATTGCAGCTAATCCGCGCTGTATCACGCTCGAGGACGACAGTGTGTTCTATACAGAAGATATCATGGATTTTTGGCGCCCGGTTTATTCCGAATATGCTTGTGTAGAAGGTAAATATTCAACAGAGCAATACATCCACTTCTTCCAAACTATTTGGGAAAAGTATTCAGCAAAATTTGGCAAGAATTTAGAAGATTTTGCAGCTATTTGTTTCCATTTACCATATACAAAAATGGGTAAAAAAGCGTTAGATACCATTATTGAAACTGCTCCGAGTGAAGTGCAAGAAAGATTGTTGGAAAATTATCGTCTAAGTACCCTTTATAGCCGTAATGTCGGTAATATTTACACGGGTTCCCTTTATTTAAGCTTTATTTCGCTTTTAGACAATCAAGCAGATTTACAAGCAGAGGATAAAATTGGCTTCTTTAGTTATGGTTCTGGGGCTGTTGGTGAGTTTTTCCACGGTGTACTTCAACCTGACTATAAAAAATATATCCGTAAAGACGAACACGCTGAATTATTAGCAAACCGTACGAAACTCGCTATTTCGGACTATGAAACGAAATTCAAACAACAATTACCTAAAGATGGTTCGACGTTTGAAGTCGATCCTGCTAGTGACCCAGCAGCGATTGTATTAACTGGAATTCAAGATCACAAACGACAATATATAAAAAAATAA
- a CDS encoding VanZ family protein, whose product MKRYFIILILPILSIFAAVTMYFSWFQGWLYFYLKHVMATVSHMGYITVGITAILLYFVAVQLVNWKINKALLVFCYLIYFSILLCLLFGKASDTQGFSSDTFGFVDTFLSGNLRVIIVGNVLAFVPIGFLLKKLGFFTALLSAGMLIFAVEGAQYLLHVGFFDTGDVFLNVCGIMIGYIVIRFLSPRKYKELKVKPTS is encoded by the coding sequence ATGAAAAGATACTTTATAATTCTTATATTACCAATCCTTTCTATATTTGCTGCAGTGACGATGTATTTTTCCTGGTTCCAGGGATGGCTTTATTTTTACTTAAAGCACGTAATGGCCACAGTTAGTCATATGGGCTACATTACGGTTGGCATCACGGCGATTTTACTCTATTTTGTCGCAGTACAATTAGTAAACTGGAAAATAAATAAAGCATTGCTCGTTTTTTGCTACCTTATTTATTTCAGTATTCTTCTCTGTTTATTATTCGGAAAAGCTTCCGACACGCAAGGATTTTCAAGTGACACTTTTGGTTTTGTTGATACATTTTTATCAGGCAATTTACGTGTCATTATCGTAGGAAATGTATTAGCCTTTGTACCAATCGGCTTTTTGCTCAAGAAATTAGGATTTTTCACCGCGTTACTATCAGCTGGAATGTTGATATTCGCAGTAGAAGGGGCGCAGTACTTGCTACATGTAGGATTCTTTGACACTGGAGATGTATTCCTGAATGTTTGTGGCATTATGATTGGCTACATTGTGATTCGTTTTTTATCCCCAAGAAAATATAAAGAGCTCAAAGTAAAACCGACTAGCTGA
- a CDS encoding MFS transporter gives MAYTKEEKSWIFQDWANSAYSIMITTAILPIYFKGVAANAGIADTTSTAYWGYANSIGTLLISLLAPILGTIADYQFFKKRFFGIFTAIGISFTFLLIFIPTDAWLLLLGFYVLSLIGFSGANIFYDAFLIDVTTNDRMDKVSSAGYAYGYLGSCIPFIIFIIFQATGILPISDVALVNIGFVMTALWWLFFTIPMWKNVHQIHYIPAVKSPVRTSFKRMFHTISHISEHKNIVIFLIAYFFYIDGVDTIFRMATSYGIDLGISQTTLILILLMTQLVAFPFTLLYGYLAKRFSAKPLIFTAIFVYIIICVYAVFMKSALDFWILAMLVGTSQGGIQALSRSFFGKIIPKKRSNEFYGFYNIFGKFSAIMGPALMGVIAQITGKTQYGVASLIVLFLVGGILFLFVQEKNLENL, from the coding sequence TTGGCATATACAAAAGAGGAGAAAAGTTGGATTTTTCAAGATTGGGCAAATTCTGCCTACTCAATCATGATTACAACAGCGATTTTACCAATTTATTTTAAAGGGGTAGCAGCGAATGCTGGAATTGCTGACACTACATCGACCGCGTACTGGGGATATGCGAACTCGATTGGGACGTTGCTTATTTCATTACTTGCGCCAATACTCGGAACAATTGCGGATTATCAATTTTTCAAAAAGCGATTTTTCGGAATTTTTACGGCCATAGGGATTAGTTTTACTTTTTTATTAATTTTTATACCCACAGATGCCTGGCTATTATTACTCGGGTTTTATGTGCTCTCTTTAATTGGTTTTTCTGGCGCAAATATTTTTTATGATGCGTTTTTAATTGATGTAACAACAAACGACCGGATGGATAAAGTTTCATCTGCTGGATATGCGTATGGTTATTTAGGAAGTTGTATTCCTTTTATTATCTTTATTATTTTCCAAGCGACAGGTATCTTGCCAATCAGTGATGTGGCACTCGTCAATATTGGTTTTGTGATGACGGCGCTTTGGTGGCTTTTTTTCACAATTCCTATGTGGAAAAACGTGCATCAAATCCATTATATTCCAGCAGTGAAGAGCCCAGTCAGAACAAGTTTTAAACGGATGTTTCATACAATTAGCCACATTAGTGAACATAAAAATATTGTTATCTTTTTAATTGCTTATTTTTTCTACATAGATGGGGTTGATACGATTTTCCGCATGGCGACATCATACGGGATTGATCTTGGGATTTCTCAGACAACATTAATTTTAATTCTTTTAATGACACAACTCGTTGCATTTCCATTTACATTGCTATACGGGTACTTAGCCAAACGTTTCAGTGCCAAACCGCTTATTTTCACAGCTATTTTTGTTTACATTATTATTTGTGTTTATGCGGTTTTCATGAAATCTGCGCTCGATTTTTGGATTTTAGCGATGTTAGTTGGAACGTCACAAGGTGGTATTCAAGCATTAAGTAGGTCGTTCTTCGGGAAAATTATTCCTAAAAAGCGTTCGAATGAGTTTTACGGATTTTATAATATTTTCGGGAAATTTTCAGCGATTATGGGTCCGGCGCTCATGGGTGTAATCGCACAAATTACTGGGAAAACACAGTACGGGGTGGCTAGTTTAATTGTACTTTTCCTCGTTGGTGGTATTTTATTTTTATTCGTCCAAGAGAAAAACTTAGAAAATCTTTAA
- a CDS encoding alkaline phosphatase family protein translates to MEKHLFVISLDALGALDLNDTTELPVLRELMETGTHIQEVETIYPSLTYPAHTSIITGHYPATHGIVNNTKIQPEKDSPDWYWYKKAIQVPTLYDLAKERGLTTAAFLWPVAAKSGIDYNIAEIFPNRFWLTQMMVSLHASSPLFLIEMDRKFGHLRKGINQPDLDIFLTASVVDTIKMKKPRLLLTHLVDMDSMRHAYGVDSIEAKAALKRHDDRLAAIIQATKEAGIYENTVFAILGDHYQIDVTHAIRLNVLFAEQGWVTVVDDKIMEWNVYAKSCDGSCYIYTKNDQYNQEIQHLLQSMNEIEEILPKEEIALRGADPNATFMVEGKTGYYFMDDLYGPIYEEVTDEMLGKPGYYKAVHGYSPNKPDYKTTIVFNGPGIKKGVKISHAHLVDEAPTFARILDLEFSNTAGSVIEALFE, encoded by the coding sequence ATGGAAAAACATCTGTTTGTGATTTCATTAGATGCACTCGGCGCGCTTGATTTAAACGATACAACGGAGTTACCAGTTTTAAGGGAGTTAATGGAGACAGGAACTCATATTCAAGAAGTAGAAACGATTTATCCATCACTTACTTATCCCGCGCATACAAGTATTATCACTGGGCATTATCCCGCAACTCATGGAATTGTTAACAATACGAAAATTCAACCTGAAAAAGATTCTCCTGATTGGTATTGGTATAAAAAAGCGATTCAAGTACCGACGCTTTATGATTTAGCAAAGGAGCGAGGTTTGACGACCGCTGCATTTTTGTGGCCGGTCGCAGCAAAAAGTGGTATTGATTATAATATTGCCGAAATTTTTCCGAATCGCTTCTGGTTAACGCAAATGATGGTCTCGCTACATGCTAGTTCCCCGTTATTTTTAATCGAGATGGACCGAAAGTTTGGTCATTTACGGAAAGGGATAAACCAACCAGACCTTGATATATTTTTGACAGCGAGCGTCGTTGATACCATTAAAATGAAAAAACCACGATTGCTTTTAACACATTTAGTTGATATGGATAGTATGCGACATGCGTATGGGGTAGATTCCATAGAGGCAAAAGCTGCTTTAAAGCGACATGATGACCGTTTAGCTGCTATAATACAAGCGACAAAAGAAGCTGGTATTTATGAAAATACGGTTTTTGCTATTCTAGGTGATCATTATCAAATCGACGTCACACATGCTATTCGTTTAAATGTACTTTTTGCCGAACAAGGATGGGTAACAGTGGTAGATGATAAGATTATGGAATGGAACGTCTATGCTAAAAGTTGTGATGGTTCTTGCTATATTTATACAAAAAACGATCAATATAACCAAGAAATCCAGCATTTACTTCAAAGTATGAATGAAATAGAAGAGATTTTGCCAAAAGAAGAAATAGCGCTTCGTGGTGCTGATCCTAATGCTACATTTATGGTTGAAGGGAAGACTGGTTACTATTTTATGGATGATTTATACGGTCCAATTTATGAAGAAGTGACCGACGAAATGCTTGGGAAACCCGGCTACTATAAGGCAGTTCATGGTTATTCTCCTAACAAGCCAGATTATAAAACGACCATTGTTTTTAACGGACCTGGTATTAAAAAAGGCGTAAAAATCAGCCATGCACATTTAGTTGACGAAGCGCCCACGTTTGCCCGCATTTTAGACTTGGAATTTTCAAATACTGCCGGCTCTGTCATAGAAGCGCTATTCGAATAG
- a CDS encoding AI-2E family transporter has product MKELSSFLQNRSVRRVGVFILIAFVLYLLRSQMNIILLTFIFSYLITRLENFILRRISIYRQIIVLLLYALIAAVIIFVFVKYIPVLADQINQLVKFGNTFLTTDSNNDFINYIVSLANQFDIMKYTEQGVSMILTYLTNVGTVLMNVFIALMLSLFFSLGKEHLVSFTNQFSTSKIGFIYEEVKFFGSKFVATFGKVIEAQFIIALVNAILTTIALWILGFPQLMTLSIMVFLLGLIPVAGVIISLVPLTIIGYSIGGVEYIFYILVVVIIIHALESYVLNPKLMSAKTNLPVFYTFIILIFGEHFFGIWGLIVGIPVVMFFLDVLGVTNQEEIKQPKDTISHT; this is encoded by the coding sequence TTGAAAGAGCTTAGTTCATTTTTACAAAATCGCAGTGTGCGAAGAGTTGGCGTATTTATATTAATTGCCTTCGTTTTATACTTATTAAGAAGTCAAATGAATATAATTTTATTAACATTCATTTTTTCTTACCTTATTACACGTCTAGAAAATTTTATTTTACGAAGAATCTCCATTTATCGGCAAATTATTGTCTTGTTGCTTTACGCCTTAATTGCCGCAGTTATTATCTTCGTATTTGTTAAGTATATTCCGGTATTAGCAGATCAAATAAATCAATTGGTAAAATTCGGAAATACTTTCCTAACAACAGATAGCAACAATGATTTCATTAACTACATTGTTAGTTTAGCGAATCAATTTGATATTATGAAATACACGGAACAAGGGGTTTCGATGATTTTAACTTATTTAACTAATGTCGGAACTGTCTTGATGAACGTCTTTATCGCACTGATGTTGAGTCTGTTTTTCTCCCTTGGAAAAGAACATTTAGTCTCATTCACGAATCAATTTTCTACTAGTAAAATTGGATTTATCTATGAGGAAGTAAAATTCTTCGGCTCCAAATTTGTTGCTACTTTTGGTAAAGTTATTGAAGCACAATTTATTATTGCGCTTGTGAATGCCATTTTAACGACGATAGCACTTTGGATTTTAGGATTCCCGCAATTGATGACTTTATCCATTATGGTGTTCTTGCTTGGTTTAATTCCGGTGGCAGGGGTGATTATTTCTCTTGTCCCACTAACTATCATTGGTTACTCTATCGGCGGCGTGGAATATATTTTCTACATTTTAGTCGTTGTTATCATTATCCATGCGCTCGAATCTTATGTTCTTAATCCAAAACTTATGTCAGCGAAAACAAATTTACCAGTTTTTTATACTTTCATTATTCTTATTTTCGGAGAGCATTTCTTCGGAATTTGGGGATTAATCGTTGGTATTCCAGTTGTTATGTTCTTCTTAGATGTGCTAGGTGTGACGAATCAAGAAGAAATCAAACAGCCTAAAGACACAATCAGTCATACGTAA